A window of Rhodothermus sp. contains these coding sequences:
- the murQ gene encoding N-acetylmuramic acid 6-phosphate etherase, translated as MDRPSLFEELKALATEQRNPHSMHIDTAPVREILEIINTEDHLVPVAVRREIPYIEQAVHLVVEAFKQGGRLFYVGAGTSGRLGILDAAECPPTFGTPPELVQGLIAGGPEAVFRAQEGAEDREEDGARDLQQAGVTPRDVVCGLAASRRTPYVVGAIRYARQLGCRTIFITCTPREEFPLEVDVAICPVVGPEVIMGSTRMKSGTAQKLVLNMISTAAMIRLGKVYENMMVDLQMTNQKLRERAKRTVMIVTGLDYAAASRLLEEAGGHVKTAIVMALAGVSADEARQRLLQADGFVRAAIANEGPPPA; from the coding sequence ATGGATCGTCCTTCCCTGTTTGAAGAACTCAAAGCCCTGGCTACCGAGCAGCGAAATCCGCATTCCATGCACATCGATACGGCGCCCGTACGAGAAATCCTGGAGATCATTAACACGGAAGACCATCTGGTACCTGTAGCGGTGCGCCGTGAGATCCCGTACATTGAGCAGGCCGTGCATCTGGTCGTGGAGGCCTTCAAGCAGGGCGGCCGGCTTTTCTATGTGGGGGCTGGCACCAGTGGACGGCTGGGCATTCTGGACGCGGCCGAATGTCCTCCGACCTTCGGCACGCCACCAGAACTGGTACAGGGGCTGATTGCCGGAGGGCCAGAGGCTGTCTTTCGAGCACAGGAAGGTGCTGAAGATCGTGAAGAAGACGGCGCACGTGATCTCCAGCAAGCTGGCGTCACGCCGCGCGATGTGGTCTGCGGCCTGGCTGCCAGCCGTCGTACGCCTTACGTAGTGGGTGCCATTCGATATGCCCGACAGCTCGGCTGCCGCACGATCTTCATCACCTGCACCCCCCGCGAAGAATTTCCACTGGAGGTGGACGTGGCGATCTGTCCGGTGGTAGGCCCGGAAGTAATCATGGGCTCCACCCGCATGAAAAGTGGTACCGCCCAGAAACTGGTGCTCAACATGATCTCGACGGCTGCCATGATCCGGCTCGGAAAGGTCTATGAGAATATGATGGTAGACCTGCAGATGACCAACCAGAAGTTACGGGAGCGGGCCAAGCGCACCGTGATGATTGTGACCGGGCTGGACTATGCAGCCGCCTCACGCCTGCTCGAAGAAGCCGGTGGACACGTCAAAACAGCGATCGTAATGGCTCTGGCCGGTGTTTCAGCTGATGAGGCACGGCAACGTCTGCTGCAGGCCGACGGATTCGTCCGGGCGGCTATCGCAAACGAAGGCCCTCCCCCAGCCTGA